The Leguminivora glycinivorella isolate SPB_JAAS2020 chromosome 1, LegGlyc_1.1, whole genome shotgun sequence genome includes a region encoding these proteins:
- the LOC125240633 gene encoding LOW QUALITY PROTEIN: UDP-glycosyltransferase UGT5-like (The sequence of the model RefSeq protein was modified relative to this genomic sequence to represent the inferred CDS: inserted 1 base in 1 codon), whose translation MRLSAPIILMSLLGWGCSYRILVVFPLPGGRSHSILGEGIVRHLLAAGHEVTYITGVPSKISAPKFRQIDVSSIRTKIHNPEDVCDIEKILSQGREVLFNQEIAWLQLGVHNRTATHGQVQALMLDPTEQFDLVIVEWLFNEFLAGFSTVFNCPYIWVSSLEPHGLVLSLIDEWTDPSYVPDVHSRALPPFTFAERISELWTIFRHKYIRWQLMSEEQVLYESAFGRAAAARGRRLPPLEAVKYNASLMLGNSHVAIGQATKLPQSYVAVAGYHIQDKPLPENLQKIMDEAKNGVIYFSMGSMIEAHRMPKTLKQGLLAMLGSLRQTVIWKMEETPDNLPKNVHVVSFAPQQGILAHPNCILFISHGGXLSTNEALHFAVPVLGVPAFGDQFQNMKRAVQKGFASQVPLSYNLPRELKVAIEEMIGNPKYREAVRELSLMYHDRPAPGAELVQWVERVVRTRGAPHLRSPALLVPWYQKMYFDLLALVVVVVLVIYFTIRRYMTKETDVNKKMK comes from the exons ATGAGGCTCTCGGCGCCTATAATCCTGATGTCGCTGCTGGGCTGGGGCTGCAGCTACAGGATCCTGGTGGTGTTCCCGCTGCCCGGCGGCAGGAGCCACAGCATCCTCGGGGAGGGGATCGTGCGCCACCTGCTGGCCGCTGGCCACGAG GTGACGTACATTACTGGGGTCCCCTcgaaaatatcagcccccaagTTTCGACAGATCGACGTCTCATCAATTAGAACTAAAATTCATAACCCGG AGGACGTCTGCGACATAGAAAAGATCCTGAGCCAGGGCAGAGAAGTGCTGTTCAACCAGGAGATAGCGTGGCTGCAGCTGGGGGTCCACAACCGCACGGCCACCCACGGGCAAGTGCAGGCGTTGATGCTGGACCCGACGGAGCAGTTCGACCTGGTCATCGTCGAGTGGCTGTTCAATGAGTTCTTGGCCGG TTTCTCGACTGTGTTCAACTGCCCTTACATCTGGGTGTCGTCTCTGGAGCCCCACGGGCTGGTGCTGTCGCTGATCGACGAGTGGACGGATCCGTCCTACGTGCCCGATGTTCATTCCAGGGCCCTCCCGCCGTTCACTTTCGCAGAGAGGATCAGTGAGTTGTGGACGATCTTCAGGCACAAATATATCAGATG GCAGCTAATGTCGGAAGAGCAAGTGTTGTACGAGAGCGCGTtcgggcgggcggcggcggcgcggggccgGCGGCTGCCGCCGCTGGAAGCCGTCAAGTACAACGCCTCGCTCATGCTGGGCAACTCGCACGTGGCTATCGGACAGGCCACCAAGCTGCCGCAGAGCTACGTGGCCGTAGCTGGGTACCATATTCAGGATAAACCTTTACCTGAA AATTTGCAAAAGATCATGGATGAAGCCAAAAATGGGGTTATTTACTTCAGTATGGGTTCGATGATAGAGGCCCACCGCATGCCAAAGACCCTGAAGCAGGGGCTCTTGGCTATGCTAGGGAGCTTGAGACAAACTGTCATTTGGAAAATGGAAGAAACACCGGATAACTTGCCGAAAAACGTCCACGTCGTGAGCTTCGCACCGCAGCAGGGTATCTTAG CTCACCCAAACTGCATCCTGTTCATCAGCCACGGGG AGCTGTCCACGAACGAGGCCCTCCACTTCGCCGTGCCCGTCCTCGGCGTGCCTGCCTTCGGGGACCAGTTCCAGAACATGAAGCGCGCCGTCCAGAAGGGATTCGCGTCGCAAGTTCCGCTGAGCTACAATCTTCCACGAGAACTGAAAGTGGCAATTGAAGAGATGATTGGAAATCCTAA gtacAGGGAGGCTGTGCGCGAGTTGTCCCTGATGTACCACGACCGGCCTGCGCCGGGCGCGGAGCTGGTGCAGTGGGTAGAGCGCGTGGTGCGCACGCGCGGCGCGCCGCATCTGCGCTCTCCTGCGCTCCTGGTGCCCTGGTACCAAAAGATGTACTTCGACCTGCTGGCTCTTGTGGTTGTCGttgttttagttatttattttactataagACGATATATGACGAAGGAGACTGATGTGAATAAGAAGATGAAATGA
- the LOC125230318 gene encoding uncharacterized protein LOC125230318: MKSFVALFFVLSTVYARSLLSNQLAKNHHKYGYGHGLKRCVNMWDEGCINGQLGGSGSDDYYLGGSFNPGKRCVNMWDEGCINDQLGGAGKDDYYLGGSFNPGKRCVNMWDEGCINGQLGGSGGDDYYLNGGFTPGRM, encoded by the exons atgaaaagTTTTGTAGCGCTTTTCTTTGTCCTATCAACAGTTTACGCCAGATCTTTATTGAGCAATCAACTGGCGAAGAACCATCATAAAT ATGGATATGGACACGGACTGAAACGCTGTGTCAACATGTGGGACGAAGGTTGCATCAACGGACAGCTAGGCGGTTCAG GCAGCGATGATTACTACCTCGGGGGCAGCTTCAACCCCGGCAAGCGCTGCGTGAACATGTGGGACGAGGGTTGCATCAACGACCAACTCGGCGGAGCAG GCAAGGACGATTACTACCTCGGGGGCAGCTTCAATCCCGGCAAGCGCTGCGTCAATATGTGGGACGAAGGGTGCATCAATGGCCAGCTCGGCGGATCAG GCGGCGATGACTATTACCTGAACGGTGGATTCACTCCAGGACGCATGTAA